The following coding sequences are from one Dehalococcoidia bacterium window:
- a CDS encoding IS5/IS1182 family transposase, with amino-acid sequence CCHNRLKQFRALATRYDKRGWNYRAMVVIAALLLWLPK; translated from the coding sequence AGTGCTGCCACAACCGGCTGAAGCAGTTCCGCGCCCTGGCCACCCGCTACGACAAGCGAGGCTGGAACTACCGCGCCATGGTGGTGATTGCCGCATTACTGCTGTGGCTCCCCAAGTGA
- the mscL gene encoding large conductance mechanosensitive channel protein MscL: protein MIQDWWRDFKVFALQGNALDLAIGIILGIAFKAVIDSLVGDVLMNLIGAIFGKPNFDNLLFHVGQGEINYGKTITATVNFLIIAIVLLAVVKLLARLHIAQLRAQGTRECPYCRSFIPVDASRCLYCTSTVEPTLVEAE from the coding sequence ATGATCCAGGATTGGTGGCGCGACTTCAAAGTCTTCGCGTTGCAGGGCAACGCCCTCGACCTGGCGATCGGCATCATCCTCGGCATCGCCTTCAAGGCCGTGATCGACTCGCTGGTCGGCGACGTGCTGATGAACCTGATCGGCGCGATCTTCGGCAAGCCGAACTTTGACAACCTGCTGTTCCACGTCGGCCAGGGCGAAATCAACTACGGCAAGACGATCACGGCGACGGTCAACTTCCTGATCATCGCTATCGTGTTGCTGGCGGTCGTGAAGCTGCTCGCACGGCTTCATATCGCGCAACTGCGGGCGCAGGGCACACGCGAGTGCCCGTACTGCCGCAGCTTCATTCCGGTCGATGCGAGCCGCTGCCTGTACTGCACCTCCACCGTCGAGCCGACGCTGGTCGAGGCCGAGTAG